From the genome of Petrotoga miotherma DSM 10691:
CGCCTGTTACTCCCATAATAGATACACAGTACAAAAATCCAGAACATACCTTAGAGATTTCTTTTAGTCTCTCTTCAGAGGTGTTTGGAGCGACCAGTAAAATAGGATCGATACCGTTTTCTTTTATTTTTGCGTAAAATTCCTCTTCTTCGTCAAAAGGCAAATCTGGAATTATTACCCCAGAGATGCCCGTATTTACGACGTCTGTTATAAAATTGTCGATACCATAATTGAGAATTGAGTTGTAATAACCCATTAAAACGAGTGGGCAAGTAACATCTTCTTTGATTTCATTCAGGGCTTCAAAAATTTTTTTAAGGGTAATCCCATTTTTTAAAGCTTTTTGGCTTGCTTTTTGAATTATTGGCCCATCGGCTAAAGGATCAGAAAAAGGTATTCCTACCTCTATAATATCAACACCATCTTTGTTCAATTCTAATATAATTTCTTTTGTAGCCTCTAAGCTTGGATCTCCGGCTGTTACATAGGTGATTAAAGCCTTTTTATTTTTAAATGCTTCACTTATTTTGCTCATTCTATTACCTCCCTACCAAGCTTTCTATAAGAATCGACATCTTTGTCTCCTCTTCCAGAAAGGTTTATCATCATGATTTTATCTTTATCGAGTGAGGGTGCAACTTTCATAGCGTAAGCGATTGCATGCGAACTTTCAAATGCTGGGATGATTCCCTCCAATTTCGTTAAAAGTTCGAAACCTTGCAACGCTTCTTCATCTGTTATGGATACATACTGTGCTCTTTTTTCATCATGTAGATAACTATGTTCAGGTCCCACACCCGGATAATCTAAACCTGCAGAAATAGAATATGCAAGTTGAATTTGACCGTCTTCATCTTGTAAAACGTAAGATTTACTTCCGTGAAGTACGCCTATTTTCCCCGCAGTCAAAGAAGCTGCATGTTGCCCAGTTTCTAATCCTTTCCCTGCGGCTTCCACTCCTATCAATTCAACATCTTTATCTTCTATGAAAGGGTAGAATATACCCATAGCGTTACTACCTCCGCCAACACATGCAACTATGTAATCAGGCAGCCTTCCTTCTTTTTCTAAAATCTGATTTTTAGATTCATCACCAATAACCCTTTGAAAATCTCTGACTATTTTAGGATATGGATGTGGTCCTACTACAGAGCCTATAACGTAGTGCGTGTTTTCAACGTTTGTAACCCAGTCTCTAATAGCGTCATTTATGGCTTCCTTTAAAGTTTGACTACCACTGTATACAGGCACTACTTTTGCTCCCAGCATCCTCATTTTGTATACGTTGAGGGCTTGCCTTCTGATGTCTTCTGCCCCCATGTAAACTATACATTCCAAACCAAATCTAGCAGCAGCGGTCGCTGTTGCCACACCGTGCTGGCCTGCACCGGTCTCTGCGATTATTCTTTTTTTATTCATTCTTTTTGCAAGTAATACTTGCCCCAACGCGTTATTTATTTTGTGTGCCCCTGTATGGTTTAAATCTTCCCTTTTTAGATATATCTTTGGACCATTAAGGTATTCTGTAAATCTTTCAGCAAAATATAAAGGGGTAGGCCTTCCACAGTAATCTTTCAACAAACCTTGGTATTCGTCTATAAAATCAGGATCTTTTGAATATTTTTCGTGAGCTTCCTCCAACTCTTCAAGTGCCGGAATCAATGTCTCTGGAACGTATCTACCTCCATACTGACCAAAATAAGCATTTTTCATAAAATTGAATCCTCCTTTTTTATTTTTTGCAGTTTTAAAGTTTGTTATAGCACCCCTTTGCCCCGTTCCCCACCCTTCTTTAGAAAGGGACCTGCGGTCCCTACCCCAGTGGGGGGTGGAGGGCTCCGCCCTGTGACCCTTTTAAAATCAAAATCTTGTTTCTAAAACGTGCGTTGAAAACCCTTTGCTCCGCTCCCCACCCTTTTAATTTTATTATTTTATTTTGATAGAATTTATCCTATCGATAATTTCTTTTATTAACCTAATATCTTTTTTACCTGGATACAATTCAACTTTGCTGTTTAGATCAACAGCATTGGGTTTAATTGTTTTTATAGCCTCAACTACATTTTCTGGGCCTAAACCACCCGCTAAGATGAACGGTTTTTTTATATCGGTTTCTTTTAAAATCTCCCAATTGAAAGTATGCCCTGTACCACCTGTCTTTTCACCTATTTTTGTATCAAATAAGAAGTAACCCACAAAATCATTGTACTTGGATATTTCTTCCAAAGAGCTCTTATTTTCAATTTTAATAGCTTTTATTGTTTTTAACTTGCAATTTTTAATTGTATTTGCATCTTCTGATCCGTGAAATTGAACGTAATCAAATACCCTACTTCTTTCAATTTTTTCAATTTCTTCTTTATTAGGATTGACTACTACAGCTACTCTGCTTACAAAGGGAGGTAACTCTTTAGATATTTCAAGAGCCTTTGATAATTCAACTTTTCTCGGGCTTTCGGCTAAAATGAAACCTAAAGCATCTACCCCAGCTTTGGATATGTTAATGGCGTCTTCAATGTTTGTGATTCCACAAACTTTTATCCTAATCACTGTAAATAACTCCTTTTTTCTGGAAATAATTCCCCAATCTTCGAAACAGGATCGTTTTCTTTCATTAGAGCTTCTCCGATTAATACCCCATCTACTCCTAAACTTCTAAGGTAATCGATGTCACTTTTTTCTTTAATCCCACTTTCTGAAATAACATAAAAATCCTTACGTTTATCTAATTTTTCAAGTTCTTCAAGTAGTTTTTCAGTATTTCGTAGGCTAACAGAAAAATCATTTAAATCCCTATTATTTATTCCCAATATTTCAGTTTCGGTATCTAAAACCTTTATTAATTCTTGGCGGTTATGAACTTCGACTATGGCTTCTAAACCTATATCTTTTGATATCTTAAGAAAATCAGAGATCTCTTTTTTTGTTAGTATTGAAGCTATGAGTAAAATAACGTTGGCTCCCAGAAATAATGACTGGTAAATCTGTATGGGATCGATTATGAAATCTTTTCTTAAAATAGGAAGATTTGTTTTGGCTCTTAATTCT
Proteins encoded in this window:
- the trpA gene encoding tryptophan synthase subunit alpha encodes the protein MSKISEAFKNKKALITYVTAGDPSLEATKEIILELNKDGVDIIEVGIPFSDPLADGPIIQKASQKALKNGITLKKIFEALNEIKEDVTCPLVLMGYYNSILNYGIDNFITDVVNTGISGVIIPDLPFDEEEEFYAKIKENGIDPILLVAPNTSEERLKEISKVCSGFLYCVSIMGVTGDSQAPIEHLKEYSQRVRKYINIPLAIGFGIDSPTKAKNIIEYFDGIIVGSALIKKINENSDDKAKLLKEIKSFTKSLKVW
- the trpB gene encoding tryptophan synthase subunit beta, which produces MKNAYFGQYGGRYVPETLIPALEELEEAHEKYSKDPDFIDEYQGLLKDYCGRPTPLYFAERFTEYLNGPKIYLKREDLNHTGAHKINNALGQVLLAKRMNKKRIIAETGAGQHGVATATAAARFGLECIVYMGAEDIRRQALNVYKMRMLGAKVVPVYSGSQTLKEAINDAIRDWVTNVENTHYVIGSVVGPHPYPKIVRDFQRVIGDESKNQILEKEGRLPDYIVACVGGGSNAMGIFYPFIEDKDVELIGVEAAGKGLETGQHAASLTAGKIGVLHGSKSYVLQDEDGQIQLAYSISAGLDYPGVGPEHSYLHDEKRAQYVSITDEEALQGFELLTKLEGIIPAFESSHAIAYAMKVAPSLDKDKIMMINLSGRGDKDVDSYRKLGREVIE
- a CDS encoding phosphoribosylanthranilate isomerase, translating into MIRIKVCGITNIEDAINISKAGVDALGFILAESPRKVELSKALEISKELPPFVSRVAVVVNPNKEEIEKIERSRVFDYVQFHGSEDANTIKNCKLKTIKAIKIENKSSLEEISKYNDFVGYFLFDTKIGEKTGGTGHTFNWEILKETDIKKPFILAGGLGPENVVEAIKTIKPNAVDLNSKVELYPGKKDIRLIKEIIDRINSIKIK
- the trpC gene encoding indole-3-glycerol phosphate synthase TrpC, translating into MYLEKIVETKKEEVAKLKEKKISLKDSFQKGKLTLIAEIKKASPSKGIISTNFDPQRQLELYIKAGADAISILTDEKYFQGSTKILKELRAKTNLPILRKDFIIDPIQIYQSLFLGANVILLIASILTKKEISDFLKISKDIGLEAIVEVHNRQELIKVLDTETEILGINNRDLNDFSVSLRNTEKLLEELEKLDKRKDFYVISESGIKEKSDIDYLRSLGVDGVLIGEALMKENDPVSKIGELFPEKRSYLQ